Within the Pseudomonas putida genome, the region CAGACATGGGACGCGCCGTGCCCGCGCAACCCGTCGAGCAAGCCGGGGTTGTCGGCTTTATGCAGTGGGTAACACGCGGTACCGAGCGGGATATCCGCGCCGACGAACTGCTCTGGCCACAATGCCAAGCGCTGGCTATCGCGCAACGCCAGGGCAAACAACGCCGGCTGCTGCGTGGGAAAACTTTTGTCGGTGCAGAGGTAAAAGAACGGCTTCACACCACACGCATCGGTGAGGGAAACCGAACCATTCATGGCAAGCACAGGAAGGTGTGCAAATTCAAGCAAGGGGAACTGTTTGGCAGAAGCGCCCGACGCAAGAATCACCACAGGCCCTTTCTGGGTATTTCGGCACGCCTCGAAACTTGAGAACGCGCCACGCTCGGCGTTGAGCCGTGTAGGAGATGTATTCATCGTGCCATCATCGGTTTGCAGTACTCAAAACACAATACCCCGGGCACCGTACGATCATTTATACAGAGCGCACACACCTGGGCAATGTCTGGCCCTGCGTATCAGGCGCCGGCGTCATTTATTCATGAGTCTCCTTGCTGGTTACCCCTGGCGGTACTAATACTTAACTCTCTGCCTGGGGAGGCACGAACAATGCAACCAAGATTCGTTATCGTTCCCGCAGTACCTATCGAAAGGGAATCATTCCGTGTCGCCGGCCGTTATTACGCAGCAATCGTCAGCGGCGGCTACGACATCTACGACAACCAAGCAAAGGAGCGTCTCAAGCCCAGTTACTCCAGCAAAGAGGATGCGCAGGTGCAATGCCGGCAGATGAACCTGAAGGCCTAGAAGGCATGGGAGTGCCAGGAGCCAGGCCTCACCTCAATCCAGACACTCCCTGGCCGCCAGGCGCAATTTGTTGCCCGAGAGGAAACTACCTTTGTAGAACGTCGCCCGGCTGCCCTCCCCGGACTCCACCACTTCAAGGACTTCGTCGGAAGTCACTGCGCTGGGTGCGGTCAGGCGGTAGCCGTGGGAAATGGATTTTTGCGTCGTCATTGGCGCCAGCGCTTGCCATTTGGGCAATACACAGGCGACATAGCCTTCTGGCGACTTGCGGGTCAGCTTGCTGGCTGTCGGCTTTCCGGGGTTTGCACAACCGGCCAGGCTCATCACCAGGACGGAGCAGAAAAAGATGCGAAAGTTAGGCATTTGCATTTGACTCAAGTGAACAGGGTGCATTTTAACCACGGTTTTGCATCAGCACTAATCCACCAAGGTAGGACTCGAAATCGTTCCGCATGCAATCAAGCCTGCTCAGGCGCGGGCGCTGAGAATGAAAAGCCCGCACCTGTGTGGCGCGGGCTTTCATGCTCAGGGTTGCAGTTGGCGAATTAGGCCTTCGAACACATGAGCGCTGCGTCGAGCAGCCGCCCGTGGTCATACCAGGCATCACGCTGATAGGCCATGAACTGGTGACGCGTGCCGTAGCTACGCAACTCTACAAGGCCATTGGCTGTATTGGGGTCGGTACTGTCGACGAACAGGCGGACCGAGTCGCCACTACCCACCTCATAGGTGGTAGCACTCCCATGCAACTCTTCTTTGACGCACCCCAGATAATCCGGCGGGCTCTTCTCAGTGATACCCGAGGTCTGATCATGCCCATCCCGAACATCGGGGTTATGTGCACACCCGGCCAAAAAAGTTGCAGCCAAGGCTGACATCAGTATTGCGCTTGCGAACGATCTAGAGTTTTTCACGCGACACGCTCCGGCGCCCCCGTCAACAACCCTCGAAAAACAGCTAATGAGAAACGCCCTGTTTTTATTTTGCCCTGCTCATATTACCCTCACTGTTAGCAGGGCAATATTCTTCTTCGCTATATGGCTGGCGACAGCGTCCTAGCTGGTTTGCTGCTGACGGGCACTCGGCATGAGGAGTGCCAACCGCACCGCTCAATCTTGCTCGGTCAGTTCACAAACGCCATTTGCACCGCCCTTGCCCGTGTACGAAACCCCCACAGACTCATCCGGGTTGACCATGATGGAGACGGTAACCCCAGCGCCCTTGGCTTCGTAATACGCGTCACTGAATTTCTTCACCTTTGCCTCCTTGGCATTGATGTAGACAGGGCCGCCTTCATCCGCGTGCACTTCGATGTCGCCCGGGCATGTGGCATTCACCAATGGGATGCCTGCGTTGGCCATACCTGCAACAGCAATCAGAAAAACGCCCAGCATTGGCCGCTTCATTCAAACCTCCTGATCCGAATACAACCTCAGTTATAGGCATAGACGAATGTGAGCGCGCGCGCCTGCAACCTGACAAGGCCGTCGAAGCTGCCCGCCAGGCGCCTCAGCCTCTGGCACGCTCGTAAGCGTCCACCTGCTGCTTCGGGATCAGCACAGTTCTTGAAGCAGGAAGCTTGCTGGCGACATCGGGGTCACGCGCCACTTCATGTGCGAAACAGACGAGCCAGGCACCGTCTGCCTGAACAGCCACGTGGGCCAGGTAACTACCCACTTGGTCAATGGTGAGGCCGGAGGCGTCGGCTATCAGTTGGTATTGGTCAGCAATGTCCATTCGACCTTCCAGGTGCCGGGCCCTTGCCGGCCATGCATGCGTTCGATCGAGTGGCAGGCATCAGGCTCTGCCCGCCTGGCTCTGGACATACTGCTCAGCCATCACCTTGCCTTCGAGGATGGCCTCCGTGGAGGACGAAAATGCCCGACTCACTCGCAGCGTTCTCGAAACACTGCCTGGTCGGCCGACCTCTACCAGCATGCCGGTGGGTGATTCAGTGCACGATTCCCACAAAACGTAAATGGATGCCTGGTAACCCAGGTAAGAATGCACATAAAGGTCATGATTGGTGGACTGAAGGTTCATCTGATTCTCCAACGGGCGCCCTGATTGCACCTCTACTGCAAATACGACTGGTGCGTTCACGCGTGCGTTCCGTTTCCAGTGCGGTTACCTGGAAAGTCGCGAGCCTTTTCGCGGCAGCGGCTCCGGGGCGGGTGGCTGTGGCGCTGGAAACGTGCGGGCAACCCAATCGCGAGCCCTGTCCAGCGCCCAGGCCATGGCTGCGGACAGCTTCTGTCCAGGGCAATCGGTAAAGCTCTCCTCGAGCAGGAGCACGCCTTTTTTCCCATAGATGCCCAGGAACAGCTGCGTGACGTTATCCCTTGAAAGCCGTGCCTGGATATTGATCAAGGTGCCGCAGGAGAGCCGCTCGTCGTAGTTGCGCACATGTAATTCTGGACTGGCCCAGTCCCAATAAATCTTGCCGCGATTGCGCATGGAGCGGACCTTCACCTTTGACATTCCTGACCGGGAAGACAGCATACACAGCTGCACCGGGGAATCCAGGCAGGAACGACAAGGTTACATTCTTTTACATTTGCAAGCGGCGCTCAAACCGCGATGGGTTCGGCGAGGTTGCAGTATTGTCCCTTGAAATACAGCAATGGCTGCGCATCAGCGGCTTTGTGCAGGTTCAGCGCCTTCACTTCACCGATCACGATCAGATGGTCGCCGGCTTCGTGCTCTGCGTGAATTTCGCAATCGAGCCAATACAGACTGCCAGCGATGATCGGGTTGCCCAAAGGCGATTGCTGCCACTCGACCCCGTGCCACTTATCCGTCCCGCGCCGCGCGAACTGGTTGGAGATCCCGACCTGTTCACCGGACAGAATGTTGACCGCGAAGCGACCTGCCTGGCGAATCTTCGGATAGCTGGCCGAGTTGGACATTACGCTGAATGACACCAGCGGCGGGCTCATCGACACGCTGTAAAAGGACTGGCACGTGAAGCCAATCGGCTCGTCACCCATGTGGGTTGTGATCACCGTGATGCCGGAGGCGTAGTGCCCAAGCGCTTCGCGCAAGCGCGTCGGCTCGATAGCATTAGGGAATGACATAGTAGGTCCTGGGTATTGATTACCGCGCGAAGGTGCAGCAAAAGCCTAGTCAGCCCGAGCATTCGGGCTGAACCTTACCTGAGCCTTCGCTGAGCACCTTCGACTTGGGCTCAGCGTTTGTTCAGGAGCTCTTGACGGACGATTTCCGCGCCCGCGCTCAGCGCATTGAGCTTGCCTCTTGCCACCTCACGCGGCAGCGGCGCCATACCGCAGTTGGTGCAGGGGTAGAGCTTGTCGGCATCTACGAACTGCAGGGCCTTGCGCAGCGTGTTTGCCACCTCTTCCGGGGTTTCGATGGCGTGGTTTGCCACATCGATGGCACCGACCATCACTTTCTTGCCACGGATCAGCTCGATCAGTTCCATGGGCACGTGGGAGTTGTGGCACTCCAACGAGACGATATCGATGCAGGACTTCTGCAGCTTGGGGAAGGCCTCTTCGTATTGACGCCATTCCGAGCCCAAGGTCTTTTTCCAGTCGGTATTGGCCTTGATTCCATAGCCGTAGCAGATGTGCACGGCGGTTTCGCACTTGAGGCCTTCGATGGCGCGCTCCAGGGTAGCGACACCCCACTCGTTCACCTCGTCGAAGAAGACGTTGAAGGCGGGCTCGTCGAACTGGATGATGTCGACACCGGCGGCTTCCAGTTCGCGCGCTTCCTGGTTGAGGATCTTGGCGAATTCCCAAGCCAGCTTTTCACGGCTCTTGTAATGCGCGTCGTACAGCGTGTCGATCATGGTCATGGGGCCTGGTAGCGCCCATTTGATCGGTTGCGAGGTTTGCTGACGCAGGAACTTGGCGTCCTCGACAAAGACCGGCTTGCGCCGCGCAACGGCGCCCACCACCGTTGGCACGCTGGCATCGTAGCGATCGCGAATCCTGACGGTTTCACGTTGTTCGAAATCCACGCCATCGAGATGCTCGATAAAGGTCGTGACGAAATGCTGACGTGTTTGCTCGCCATCGCTGACGATGTCGATACCGGCATGTTGCTGTTCTTGCAAAGACAAACGCAGCGCGTCCTGCTTGCCTTCGATCAGTTGATCACCTTCCAACTTCCACGGGGACCAAAGTTTTTCAGGCTCTGCGAGCCAGGACGGTTTAGGCAAGCTGCCAGCCGTTGAAGTGGGGAGCAATTTTTTCACAATAAAGACCTTGTACGTTAGACGATTCAAGCGGCGTCACTGGCAGACCACTGCTCAAGAATGGCGTAATAGGGTTTGATGAAGTGCTCTTCGGCAAACTTCCCTTGCTCGATAGCGAGCCGGCCGCGTTCTTCACGATCATAAACAATACGCGTCAGCGAATAATCCTGGTGTTGCAAGCTGGGCTGATAAGACTTCCCAGCAGCGGAGTTCGCGTTGTAGATTTCAGGCCGGTAAATTTTCTGGAACGTGTCCATCGTGCTGATGGTGCTGATTAATTCCAGATTGGTGTAGTCACCAAGCAAATCACCGGCAAAATAGAAGGCCAGCGGTGCAACACTGTTCGGCGGCATGAAGTAGCGAACCTTCAGGCCCATCTTGCTGAAATACTCATCGGTCAGGGAGTACTCGTCCTGCCGGTACTCGACGCCGAGCACGGGGTGCTGATTCTCTGTGCGCTGGTAGGACCTGGCGCTGGAGACGCTCAGGCAGATGACCGGCGGCTTGCTGAAATGCGCCTTATACGTGTCCGAGTTGACGAAGGACTTGAACAGCTTGCCGTGGAGGTCGCCAAACTTGTCGGGGGTGCTGAATTGCACCTGGCCCTTGTTGTGGCTCAACAACAGCACGCTGAAATCA harbors:
- a CDS encoding DUF1852 domain-containing protein, producing MSNEFAFALKSIRFDEHYQPSDNTRTTTNFANLARGASRQENLRNTLKMIDNRFNALAHWDNPNADRYTLELEIISVEMNIGAVRSTPALPLIEVLKTTVVDRHTNERIAGMVGNNFSSYVRDYDFSVLLLSHNKGQVQFSTPDKFGDLHGKLFKSFVNSDTYKAHFSKPPVICLSVSSARSYQRTENQHPVLGVEYRQDEYSLTDEYFSKMGLKVRYFMPPNSVAPLAFYFAGDLLGDYTNLELISTISTMDTFQKIYRPEIYNANSAAGKSYQPSLQHQDYSLTRIVYDREERGRLAIEQGKFAEEHFIKPYYAILEQWSASDAA
- a CDS encoding methionine synthase; the protein is MKKLLPTSTAGSLPKPSWLAEPEKLWSPWKLEGDQLIEGKQDALRLSLQEQQHAGIDIVSDGEQTRQHFVTTFIEHLDGVDFEQRETVRIRDRYDASVPTVVGAVARRKPVFVEDAKFLRQQTSQPIKWALPGPMTMIDTLYDAHYKSREKLAWEFAKILNQEARELEAAGVDIIQFDEPAFNVFFDEVNEWGVATLERAIEGLKCETAVHICYGYGIKANTDWKKTLGSEWRQYEEAFPKLQKSCIDIVSLECHNSHVPMELIELIRGKKVMVGAIDVANHAIETPEEVANTLRKALQFVDADKLYPCTNCGMAPLPREVARGKLNALSAGAEIVRQELLNKR
- a CDS encoding flavin reductase family protein — encoded protein: MSFPNAIEPTRLREALGHYASGITVITTHMGDEPIGFTCQSFYSVSMSPPLVSFSVMSNSASYPKIRQAGRFAVNILSGEQVGISNQFARRGTDKWHGVEWQQSPLGNPIIAGSLYWLDCEIHAEHEAGDHLIVIGEVKALNLHKAADAQPLLYFKGQYCNLAEPIAV
- a CDS encoding lipopolysaccharide biosynthesis protein, whose protein sequence is MNTSPTRLNAERGAFSSFEACRNTQKGPVVILASGASAKQFPLLEFAHLPVLAMNGSVSLTDACGVKPFFYLCTDKSFPTQQPALFALALRDSQRLALWPEQFVGADIPLGTACYPLHKADNPGLLDGLRGHGASHVCSRALWSKRARSIAFSKDLSRGYYDARTVVYVALQLAYHLGFEQVLLVGVDLDQSLGRFYEKAEGQHSPCGLDQHWESRILPSLTLMAEQVVSERFRVYNLSEVSRIPATLIPKIDLAQARRIASCVDA